From Erigeron canadensis isolate Cc75 chromosome 5, C_canadensis_v1, whole genome shotgun sequence:
aaaataaaacttaaaaaaaccctttttatagaattactaatgtgattagattatattaccattcatcctatatacatacaaatgaaattaataacaaatgaatttgcaatcgtacgtacaattctaacaaatataagaatttagtaatatagaatttgtaatcgtacgtacaaagtaacgattttattaaaaataaaattaaaaataaataataataataataataataataataataacaacaacaacaacaacaataataataaagggtatgtaagaatttgtagatttgtaatattcttgccaaattaatgttgaccaatcccataaatatattgtttttcatatacaatatatccaattttatagtttctgtattctaatttatactatattttctataaaaaaaagattgataatttaaaaaaaaaaatatgaagatgccacataggataagtCAACATTTAAACATAGCTTTGATTTAGAGAGGATGACTTAAAAGGCTAGGATTCCATACAAAtggaatcaataacaaatgaatttgtaatcgtacgtacaattctaacaaatataaggatttagtaatatagaatttgtaatcgtacgtacaaagtgacgattttattaaaaataaaaataaaaataaataataataataataataataataataataataataataataataataataataataataataacaataataataataaagggtatgtaagaatttgtggatttgtaatattcttgccaaattaatgttaatcaatcccataaatatattgtttttcatatacgatatatccaattttatagtttctatattctaatttatactatattttctataaaaaaagattgataatttaaaaaaaacatggagatgccacataggataaatcttatgtggcaacatTTAAGCATAGCTTTGATTTAGGGAGGATGGCTTAAAAGGCTaggattcttactgttttaatatttatataaataggttttaggtaaaataaaacaagtattaaagtaaaacatgtaaaacaatatatttcttttcactaaaaatcaccgtgcatcatgaaaattatcgtgcatcaattgcttcgtgaatcttcgtgtatcaatttaatcatgatctaagggtcaaaatcttgtcttatttgttttactttaatacttattttacaataccctatccctatataaaataaagtggAACATGCTTAGCTACAGTATACGTGCTAATGTTAACAATTTTGTcttcttcttaattttttatttttttttaattctttttatatatgataCTATATTGTTAGagttttttacttttaccacttaacttttaggttttttaactttagtctaactttGGTTATGAAAGCCAAAGAGAAATCCAATAAtcgggatttgaaagttcattatatgacatagacattttacaagatttttacataacatagacatttggtcatagttagttacatccatAGGTAATAATCCCTTTTACTTTCTATTTCTTATTATAAGGTTTCCAACTTTTACCATCAAACTCTATGTCTTTTCAACTTTGGctacccattttttttatatagtaaacTTTTAGCATCCAAACTTTTGGGTACTAGATGTATGTTTGCATGATGCGGCGGTGATCCGTTGCCCGGATAAAAATTCTAGTTGCATATATGCTATTTCAACTCACCAAACACGAATAAAATTTTGAACCTTGCAAGGAAAGTAAATATGGATCGGAGAAACTCATATCAACCAAAATGATGAAAGAGGAAGCAACATCACATCCCCACTTCATCATGATGCTTTTGAAAAGCTTCAAATTATCCCATTTTCCATAGTATTATAATGCCCAACTTTGATCTTTTGTATCCTCTGATGGATGGTTTTGAACCCTACCACTTCTCATTCCAATAGTTTCAAAATTAtctttaattaatcaaaatgCAAGCTATAATAAACCCAAAAAACAAGAATAATAACCCAAGAGGTTTTCAAAGAAACCAAATGCAAACTTGCAACCTTTTGTCGATCGCAAGGTGTTTCAATGGATGTCGAGATCATACTCAAGTGTCGGGGTTTGGGACAAGGGTTTGGAACCTTAGTGATAGACCCGTTGAGCTACAAATAAGGGTGGGATCGATTTTGAAAAAAGTTCATACGCTTAAGCCTGGTTCGTCAAAGAGGTTAAAAAGCAAGAAGATTTATAAGGCTTATGTTCCTGGTGGTGGCAATCATAGCAAAAATGGCAAAAATAATTGCAGTGGTGGTGGAGATAGGAGTTTCTTGTATTACTATGACGAAACATGTCATCCATACATTTGGATACATGACACTTCAGGTGACTTTTCAAGAATGGTGAGACAACAATACATTAGTCTTGAAGATCTAAGAGATTGTTGTGAGATCAAGATCTTTAGGGATCATCTAAAAGGCTCCATATCTATAAGAAAGAAGCCTAGACCCGACTTTTGCTGATttctattttttgttgtttgtactttttctttcttttattttagtaCGATATGAATATGAATGAAGATATATTCTTGTTAAATGTGTTCGATCATCAAAAGTTGTCTCGTTTGATCGATCATGAATTGCTAGTAAGTTTATTGTatgctttttcttttatctCGACAGGCTATTTGTGTTGCAGAAAATTAAGCAATATAATGTATTGAATTTGTGTTATCCTACTTCCATAGTCGAGCTCTTTACTACAAAAACCATATTCGTTTACCATTAAAATCATACACTCATCTTAACTTGCTCAAAATCGTTTTGAGATCAatctatatatgatataaaaaaaaataatttgctCTACAAGACTTCTGATTTTTGTAACTGAAATAATCATTTCATCGTTAAAAAGCCCACTAGACTACAAAAAAGATGCACCTTTTGACTTTGGCAGTCAAATCAAGAGCCTTACGACTAAATTTACTAGACTTAAGTGAATTAAAATGAGTACCGCAATGGGAAATTTTGATGTGTTCTTCTTTCTTTTCGGCTAAGGTAGCTTGATAAGTAGGCAACATGAATATCTTACAAGAGATCTCGGCAAGTAAGATTTTTCTAATGAATCGTCTGATCTCGTTAGCTTGAATTTCGTGACTTGATCTTTTAATTTCTCTAATTAGTTTAGTCCTCGATGACATCGTCCGTTGGGACTATCCGGACTTACTTGGGTGACATGGGTTTCTGTCCTGATTAAAGCGAAATATGTTGCCAATCCCATTGTACTCATGCCGTTGTACTTTGGTTTTGGTGGTTTATTATTCTACTAGTCATTTGGTACTTCATCAAAtttatttgactttttaaaatattggtaGAATATGAGTTTGTTTATGATGGTTTCTTTGAAAACATGCATGGTAAAGATCatgaaagaaaattttttaaaatactttatGAAAATGCCTCTCAATTTTGCTTGTGTTCCCACAATGAACCCCAATTTGAATGATAGCAGCCTTGAAGTGCTTTTGGAAAAAATAAGTGATGATTCGGGGTGTTGGGAAGTGGATATGAACTTTTCTATGAAtgtaaaaaagttaataatttgTTTCTACACAAACTCCATTGCTCATTTCACCATTAGGGAGAATCAACTTTACTCATTTCAATCTCTGTCATCAAAAGAAAAAGGGCTAGCTCTGCTTAATTACGGATTACTGTCGATTGCTGATTTCCATTTTTATTGTTAATGTTTTGTTAATTTTGACACTTGCTCGATTAAGCTATTGATTGGACAAAATAGTTGAATGTTAAGTTTGAGATATTGCTTGCTGAAGACCTGCTTGTGGAAACGTCTGAATGAGAACGTGTATGAAATAGTTTCTATTTGATCAGACCACCATATTTGTTCAGACAAGCATAATGCGATCCAGACTATTGTATGGTCTCTAGTCTTGTTCAGGCGATCCATTGTAGGGCATAAATCATTAGAAGgccttttgtttattatttgcgGTCATATCCCTTGTAGTTTCTAGTCAGAAAATGTTGATTCTTTTAACACACAAGTACGCGCTATATCCTACAAGTTTGTATTAATGTGAGAACGTTAATACTACCATTAGTTTAATACAAACTTGGAGTACGGCACAATTGTGTGCTAAAATAATCAACATTTTATGACTAGAAGCTAGCAACGTGACCgcacataataaacaaaaggttttcattcaaaatataCCCCACACAAGACCAGAGAGCACATGACAACAATTTGGATCGCATAACGCTTGTATGAACAAAATATAAGCGAAACAAAAGTTTGATGAAACTGAAACTATTTCATCCACATTTTTATTCAGACATTTTCAAAGGCTGTGTGCAAGCAATATTTCAGAATTAACATTCACCTATTGCATTCAAGCAATTTCAACTTAATCAAGCAACtatcaaaaataacaaaaactttaACAAAAGTTAACGGGATTTAGTTATAACAACACCTAATAAATCGCAATAAAGCAACAATTAAGCAATAGAGTTTGTGTAAAAATAACTTATGAACTCGATGAATACTAAATTTCTGCTTAAAATTGAAAAGGACTGTACTACATGTGAAAAACTAAATGCAAGATTGAAGAATGAGAATCGAACACAAATTTGAGAGCTTATCTATTGTGAAATCAGTAACATATGACATGACAGATTCTTTTTTAACATTTGCTACTTTGCTGGTAAGTAATTTTGGGTTGGATTCTAATTTTATTGTTGGATTGAATTCTTTATTATATTGGGCCTAAAATCTAAGTAAAAAATACGATTAACATGACTATGTTGGGTTAGTTTGGGTCACAATACATTGCATGCGGTGTTCAGATTTCAGCATGGTCAATGTACTATGCAACAACTTTTCTGGTATGATCTTGtgataataaattattaatgcaTGCCTACAAAGTGTCACACTCACTGCCGGCTCTATTGTAGTTTTGGGTTAGGCGGGTGCTTGAGGCCCCAAATTTATGAGGCCTCAAATTTTAATCTagatttgagttttttttacaTAAGGACTTTTTTTACTTGGTATTTTTAACATAAGAAACAAGCACTCAAAGTCTCTAATCATCATAGGTTAAAAGAATCttcaataaaatattattgttCCATCTTCCCTCTAtggtttcttttaatttatcttaAATACATTATCTTTCTATgaattgatttgattttgattaataataatgatttatcTACGTAATTTATTCATGGGTTTATTGTGTTTACTACATTACCTTCTCATTATTTGGTTTTGAACTTCGAACTTGTATATATCTTATGCCCGAATAAAAGAGCTTTGGtagaaattttaaaagaaagacCTCTAAAATCGATTTTGTTTAAGGCCACAAAAAACGTTGAGCCGGCTCTGGTCACACTTTATGGCTATTCTCTTAACAAGTTAATGTCTATGTTTAATCCGACTTGAAATTGACTCAACTCGACACTAATCCTTTGACacaccaaaaatatatactataacaaATTTAAATTGGGAATTATAGTTGTTATTTGTCATGGCCaacaacataaacaaataagctttttctctattcatatatacgagtattatttactATTATACAGTACGTTAGTTTTAGATAATGGAAATAAGACATATAACCCGTTGGACACCTTGTAAGATAGCTACTATGGCCTATAAGCATAAATATATACTAGATGGATGCATGTGCGTTGCAGCGGCGATGTCAATGCAAT
This genomic window contains:
- the LOC122602238 gene encoding uncharacterized protein LOC122602238, translated to MQAIINPKNKNNNPRGFQRNQMQTCNLLSIARCFNGCRDHTQVSGFGTRVWNLSDRPVELQIRVGSILKKVHTLKPGSSKRLKSKKIYKAYVPGGGNHSKNGKNNCSGGGDRSFLYYYDETCHPYIWIHDTSGDFSRMVRQQYISLEDLRDCCEIKIFRDHLKGSISIRKKPRPDFC